The proteins below are encoded in one region of Mycobacterium shinjukuense:
- a CDS encoding SDR family oxidoreductase, translated as MILDRFRLDDHVAVITGAGRGLGAAIAVAFAEAGADVVIASRTRSQLEAVAERVRAAGRRAHVVAADLAHPAVTAQLAGQAVEAFGKLDVVVNNVGGTMPNTLLTTSTKDLEEAFTFNVGTAHALTVAAVPLMLEHSGGGGIINITSTMGRLAGRGFAAYGTAKAALAHYTRLAALDLCPRIRVNAIAPGSILTSALDVVAANDELRTPMERATPLRRLGDPIDIAAAAVYLASPAGSFLTGKTLEVDGGLTFPNLALPIPDL; from the coding sequence GTGATCCTCGACAGGTTCCGTCTCGACGACCACGTCGCCGTCATCACCGGCGCCGGCCGCGGCCTCGGTGCGGCCATCGCGGTGGCTTTTGCCGAGGCGGGCGCCGACGTCGTCATCGCCTCCCGCACCCGATCGCAGCTCGAGGCCGTCGCCGAACGGGTCCGCGCCGCCGGCCGTCGCGCCCACGTGGTGGCCGCCGATCTGGCCCATCCCGCGGTGACCGCGCAGCTGGCCGGTCAGGCCGTCGAGGCGTTCGGGAAACTAGACGTCGTCGTCAACAATGTCGGCGGAACCATGCCCAACACGCTGCTGACCACCTCGACCAAAGATCTCGAGGAAGCCTTCACGTTCAACGTCGGCACCGCGCACGCGTTGACCGTCGCGGCGGTGCCGCTGATGCTCGAACACTCCGGCGGCGGCGGCATCATCAACATCACGTCGACCATGGGGCGGCTAGCCGGACGCGGATTTGCCGCCTATGGCACCGCCAAAGCAGCACTGGCCCACTACACCCGGCTGGCCGCGCTGGATCTGTGCCCCCGCATCCGGGTCAACGCCATCGCGCCGGGCTCAATCCTCACCTCCGCATTGGACGTGGTCGCCGCCAACGACGAGCTGCGCACGCCGATGGAGCGCGCGACACCCCTGCGCCGGCTTGGCGATCCCATCGACATCGCCGCCGCTGCAGTGTATTTGGCGTCCCCGGCGGGCAGCTTTTTGACCGGCAAGACGTTGGAGGTCGACGGCGGCCTCACCTTCCCCAACCTCGCCCTCCCCATTCCGGACCTGTGA